The following DNA comes from Candidatus Scalindua japonica.
ATGTTGCAGACTGTCATGGGTGTACCAGACATTGGTATGAATAATCTGTTTCCTATTTCAACTGATGATACACCGTCACTAAATCTGGATACACTAAATGATTTACTTTTAGAAAACCATCCCGCACTGAAGGCGAGGGAGAGGGTTGTAGATCTCTCACAAATAAATATTTCCGAGGCAAAGAGAATGGCAATCCCTGATATTAATGCAACTGTTGGATATAAAAGGCTCTCTTCAACAGATATCAATACTGTTCAGGCGGGAATAGAGTTTCCTTTACCAATTTTCAACAGAAATCAGGGTAAGATTATTGAAGCCAGGGCATTATCTCACAAGGCAAAAGACGATTTAGAGATTGTTAGAAATCAATTACTACTTCAATTGAGCAATGCATTTTCTTTATATATTTCAACTCGTGAACAAGCTCGTTTCTTCGTCGATACCATAATACCACAGGCAGAAGAATCCTTAAAGCTAGCCAGACAAGGATATGAGCATGGTGAATTCGATTATCTTCAGGTGCTGGATGCACAAAGAACATTGGCAATCACAAAAGTTTCATATTTGAAGATTTTAAACGAACTCTTTTCTTCAATAACTGAAATAGAAAAGCTTGTTGGAGTAAAGATATCTGATATTAAATAATTTATTATTTACCACTGAAAATCACTATAAAATTAAAAACATTTTTCACGAGGATATTTACATGATTATAACCTCTATTTATTATCCGCTTTTTAGAGCTAAGTATTTGTGTGTTCGTAAGGAAATTTTTAACCATTTAAAATCACTTACCATGGACAAAGCAATTATTTCATTCCTCATCATTACAACCTTATTATTCAGTTGCAATAATGATGTCCATAATCACGTTAATACCGAACACGGAAATGAAACACATACAAGTGTTGAGATTGAACCACTTGCTTACACTCTCTACACAGATAAAACGGAACTATTTGTAGAGTTTAAACCTTTGATTGTAGGAAAAATTTCGAAGTTCGCTGCCCACTTTACCCAATTAGGCGAAAACTTCAAAGCAGTTACAGAAGGTACAGTAACCGTTAGCCTGATCGGAAATAAAAAACAATCACCTGATAGAGCTGAAAAACCATCATCTCCAGGCATATTTCGATTGGCTTTGAATCCAGAAAATTCTGGCACGTGTCAGTTGGTCTTTGACATTCAGACTAAAGAATTTACTGACAAAATCACAATCCAAAGCGTTACTGTTTACCCTGATACAAAAACTGCATTGGCAAATCGGCAAGAACAAACAATCGAAGAAGAATTGGTTTATTTAAAAGAACAGGCATGGAAGGTTGATTTTGCCAATAGGGAAGTTAAAAGACAACCATTTACTGAAATTATCAAGACAACCGGACAAATCTTATCAACATATGAAGACGAGGTAATTATAACAGCAAAAAGCAGTGGTATCATATCGTTTGGAAAAAATAAAAAACTGATTGGTTCTTCTGTAGATTCCGGCGAGACCCTATTTATAATTTCAGGATCCGGTTTAACAGAAGACAATTTAGATGCTAAATACAAGGACGCAAAAAACAACTATGAAAAAATCAAAATAGATTTTGAAAGAGCCAAAGGTTTGGTAAAAAACAATATCATTTCACAAAAACAGTTTCAGGAAACACAACTCCGACTCAAAAATGCTCAAACGACTTTTAACACTATTGAGAAAAACTATACTGCTGGTGGACACAAAATCACGTCACCAATACACGGGTTTATAAAAAGTGTGATGACAAGAGAAGGAGAGTATGTTGAAATCGGACAGTCAGTCGCCAGTATTTCCCAAAACCGCAAGCTCATCTTAAAAGCCGAAGTGCCTCAAAAGTATTTCTCAAAACTAAATAACATTTCATCAGCAAATTTTGTCACCACTTACGACAGTAAAATATACAGCACCGACAGCTTAAATGGAAAACTCATTTCCTATGGAAAAAGCACCAACAACAACGCTTATTATATTCCGGTAAATTTTGAGATTAACAATAATGGAGAAATTATTCCCGGCTCTTTTGTAGAAGTTTTATTAAAAACAAATGTGATTAAAGAAGCGTTAGTAATACCATACTCAGCGCTTATAGAAGAACAGGGCAATTATTTTGCTTATGTGCAAACATCAGGCGAAGGATTCCAAAAACGTGAATTAGAAATCGGCGCCAATGATGGCATGAGTGTCCAGATATTAGAAGGCATAAACGAAGGTGAAAGAGTTGTCATTAAAGGAGGATACCAAATAAAGTTAGCAACAATGTCAGGAAAAATACCTGCTCATGGACACGAACACTAATTGAAATTTTGGATGTTGAATTTTGAATTATGAATGGTAAAGGGGACTTATAAAATGAAAAAGGGAAATATAGTTTTTAATAAATCATTTGATTTTGCTTTACAAATCACTGCAATTGTTAAAACATCGCAATCGAAAGCGTAAACTTTAATGAAATGTGAAATGTTCTAAAACAAAAATAATCCAAAATTTAAAATTTCTACCATGTTAAATAAAATTATACAATACGCCTTACATAATCGCCTAATGATTGTTGTTGCATCAGCGCTGCTTTTGATAGCAGGTATCTACACGGCTTCTAAAATGGAAGTTGATGTATTTCCTGACCTTACTGCA
Coding sequences within:
- a CDS encoding TolC family protein — its product is MQKILRLSILMLGVSYCAICSDKALLQSHAQESNKEIEYFTLEEAVDIAINNNPLIKSKKHNIGSYEGRIKQAGLLPNPEIEFYTQETPTNNIGFDQSQNSVALFQKLETGGKRKLRVKAAKKEKKVMEMDLQATITDTRAKVKKSFFNVLTAQDELKFAEETLEIAKSLMSISSQRFKIGDIARIEVLKAEIELSNAKMRVQDAERKHLNSVKMLQTVMGVPDIGMNNLFPISTDDTPSLNLDTLNDLLLENHPALKARERVVDLSQINISEAKRMAIPDINATVGYKRLSSTDINTVQAGIEFPLPIFNRNQGKIIEARALSHKAKDDLEIVRNQLLLQLSNAFSLYISTREQARFFVDTIIPQAEESLKLARQGYEHGEFDYLQVLDAQRTLAITKVSYLKILNELFSSITEIEKLVGVKISDIK
- a CDS encoding efflux RND transporter periplasmic adaptor subunit, whose product is MIITSIYYPLFRAKYLCVRKEIFNHLKSLTMDKAIISFLIITTLLFSCNNDVHNHVNTEHGNETHTSVEIEPLAYTLYTDKTELFVEFKPLIVGKISKFAAHFTQLGENFKAVTEGTVTVSLIGNKKQSPDRAEKPSSPGIFRLALNPENSGTCQLVFDIQTKEFTDKITIQSVTVYPDTKTALANRQEQTIEEELVYLKEQAWKVDFANREVKRQPFTEIIKTTGQILSTYEDEVIITAKSSGIISFGKNKKLIGSSVDSGETLFIISGSGLTEDNLDAKYKDAKNNYEKIKIDFERAKGLVKNNIISQKQFQETQLRLKNAQTTFNTIEKNYTAGGHKITSPIHGFIKSVMTREGEYVEIGQSVASISQNRKLILKAEVPQKYFSKLNNISSANFVTTYDSKIYSTDSLNGKLISYGKSTNNNAYYIPVNFEINNNGEIIPGSFVEVLLKTNVIKEALVIPYSALIEEQGNYFAYVQTSGEGFQKRELEIGANDGMSVQILEGINEGERVVIKGGYQIKLATMSGKIPAHGHEH